In Candidatus Hydrogenedentota bacterium, the DNA window GGATATGGGTAGTTTTTCCCCAATCAGGCGAATGCGATCAGGGGGTGGGTGTTGGGGCGAGTGAACTCTTACTCTGACTCGAATCGCCTTTCCAAATCGGGCACTCAATCCAGTTTTCGGGAAATCCCATTTCAGAGAGTGGGATTTTAGGATTCCGTTCAATCAGGTCCAGGAATCTGTCGGGCCAACGGCTTTGGGGCGCAATGATACCCATCAGGTATCTCAGGATGGTTATTACGGAGAAGATGCGATCATTTCGGATGGTCGACGGAACGTGCCAATCTGGATTCTTTTTCTCATTTGGAATCTTCGGCTTGACACCAAGCGCCCTGTTCCAAAGCCGTGCATGGTGGGCGCACGCGTTGCGAACGGTGAGCAAGGAGTGTAACCAGGAATCCACGACTTCATCGGGTTGGTTGAAGCCCGAAGCGATATTTTTCTTGATGTCAATCGGGGCCCCGCGGAAAAAAGTAAGCGTGGTCCCGAAACTCATCAGTTCTGTTGCCATCCAGATTGGGGGCCATCCGTGCTGATCACCGTACTTTTCACGGAAATGTGCCACGAATGCCTCCTTACTGCGATCAGTCTCTCTGAATATATCTGATAACAATCGGCCAAACTGATTTCGATTAAGATTCGGGAGATTTGCTGGAACAGTGTATCCGAAAGGCCCAAATGCGTGTGCGTGCCGATATACCATCGCCGTTCGCACATAGACCTCGGTACGTTCGATTGCGTCGAGTACAATGAATCGCAGGTGGCGATCGAATGTATACCGATTCCAGACATCTTCCAACGTAGTTCCATCCGCGTAGGAATCATCTGCGTTTCGAAACGGATACAGATAACCGCTTAATCTGTAGTAGCTGACTCGCCGCAATCGCTCAATAAGCTCCTCGCGATCCGCAATCAGGCCGCGCTGAAGTAACTGATCGGCTTGCTGTTCGTGGCTGAGGGCTTGTTTGCGGTAATCCATGGTGACGATCCAAAAAAAGACCCGCCGAAGTGAGCCCTGCGCGCGTTACGCGCTGCAGAGAGGCCCGGCGGGTTTGCTAATCTAAGTATACTGCTTGCAGGCTTGATTCGCAACACGTATTTCCGGCCCCGTCTACCCCCGCGGCTTGTTGAGCAGGTGCTTGAGCCGGTAGAGCATGTCGTGCGCCTCCCGGGGCGACAGCGCGTCGGGGTCGATGGATTCCAGTTCCTGCTCCACCTTGCTCGGCTCGCCCGCCGCGGCGGGGCCGAACAGGTACATCTGCTCCGGCAGGCCCACCGCCGCCGTGTTGCCCGATTCCAGCCCCTCCAGGATCTCCCGCGCGCGCGCGAGCAGGCTGGGGGGGAGGCCGGCCAGCCGGGCCACCTGAATGCCGTAACTGTGGTCCGCGCCCCCCTCCACGATGCGGTACAGAAATATGACCCGATCGCCCAGCTCGCGCACGGCCACATTCACGTTCTTGGCGTGTTCGAGCTTGTTTCCCAGGTCCGTGAGCTCGTGGTAGTGCGTCGCGAAGAGCGCCTTCGACTTGATCCGGTCGTGGATAAACTCGGCCACGGACCAGGCGATGCTGATGCCGTCGAAGGTGCTCGTGCCGCGCCCGATCTCGTCAAGCACCAGCAGGCTGTTCGCCGTCGCGGAATTCAGGATGTTCGCGGTCTCGATCATCTCCACCATAAATGTGCTCTCGCCGCGAACGAGGTTATCCGAAGCGCCCACCCGCGTGAAGATCCGGTCCACCACGCCGATGCTCGCCCGCGACGCCGGCACGAAGCTGCCCATCTGCGCCATCAGCGTGATCAGCGCCACCTGCCGCAGATACGTCGACTTGCCGGCCATGTTGGGCCCGGTCACGATCTGCAGCTGCGCGCCCGAGCTTTCCAGCGCCGTGTCGTTCGGGACAAAGTCGCCCCGGGGCATCAGATCCTCCACCACGGGATGCCGCCCGTCCGCGATCTGGATGTCGCCATCCCGCGTGATTTGCGGCTTGGTGTAGTTTTTGGTCACCGCCACCTCCGCCAGCGCCAGGATCACGTCCAGCGTGGCCACCGCGTCCGCCGTCCGCTGGATCCGCTTCGATTCCGCGGCCACCTGCGCGCGCAGCGCGACGAACAGGTCGTGTTCCAGCGTCTGCATGCGCTCCTGCGCCGTGAGGATCTCCTCCTCCCGCTCCTTGAGGCGCTGGGTGATGTAGCGCTCGGCGTTCACCAGCGTCTGCTTGCGCTCAAAATCTTCGGGGACCAGCCGGGTGTTGGCCTTGCTCACCTCGAGGTAGTAGCCGAAAACCTTGTTGTAGCCCACTTTCAGGTTGCTGATGCCCGTGCGCTCGCGCTCCTCCGACTGCAACGTCGCGATCCAGTCGCGGCCGCCGCGGACGAGCCCGTGCAGCCGATCCAGGTCCGTGTGGTAGCCGTCCTTGAACAGGTTGCCCTCGCTGATCGATAGCGGCGGCTCCTCGACGATCGCGGCCTCGATCCAGCCGGCCACGTCCGCCAGGGGATCGAGGCCATCGCGCAGGTCGGCCAGCAGCGCGCTGGACGTGGTCCCCAGCGCTTCCAGCACGCGCGGCAACCGGTTCAGCGAGTTCCCCAGCGCCTTGAGATCCCGCGCGTTGCCCGACTGCGCCGTCAGGCGCCCGAGCAGCCGCTCCAGATCCGCCACGCCCTTCAGGGCCTCGCGCAGTTCCAGCCGCAATTGCGTGTCCTCGAAGCATTCCTCCACCGCGTTCAGCCGCTCCTGGATCGCCTCGACCGCCAGCAGGGGGTGCAGGATCCACTGGCGCAGCTTCCGCCCGCCCATGCTCGTCAGCGTCTTGTCGAGCACGCCGATAAGCGTCCCGCGCCGCGACTTCTCCGCGATGGATTCGATGAGCTCCAGGTTGCGCTGCGTGTTGCCGTCCAGCACCACGAAACCGCTCGGGTTATAGCGCCGCGGCAGCTGGATATGCGGCACGCGCTCCCGCTGGGTTTCGCGCACATAGGCCAAAGCCGCGCCCGCGCAGCCCGCCGCCAGCGGCGCGCCGTGCAGGCCCACGCCCTTGAGGCTGCTGAGGCCAAACAACTCCTCCAGCAGATCGCCCGCCCAGGCGGTGTCGAAATCGTCGTTCTTCCGCGTGGTGAAGGCGATCCGGGGAAACTGGAAACGCAGCCGATCGAGCAGGGCGCCGTCCAGCGACGTGGGAACCAGCACCTCCGCGGGCGCCAGGCGGGCCAGTTCGTCGGCCAGGATCCGCTCCAGGTTAACCGCCAGCGCGCCGCTCTCGCCCGCCACCTGCGCCACCAGGAACTCGCCCGTGGTCACGTCCACGAAGGCCAGGCCCGCCGCCTGCTGCTGCGCCGAAAGCGCGCCCAGGTAGTTGTTCGCCGATTCGTCCAGGAGCTCCGGCTCCATCACCGTGCCGGGGGTGACGGTCCGAACGATCTCGCGCTTCACGATACCCTTCGCCGCCTTCGGATCCTCCATCTGATCGCAGATGCTCACCGTGCGCCCGAGCTTGATCACCTTCGCGATGTAGCTGTCCACCGCACGGACCGGCACGCCGCACATCGGGATGCGCGCGTCCTTGTCCGCGCCGTCGCGCGAGGTGAGGGAGAGCCCCAGCAACTCCGCCGCTTCCACGGCGTCCTCAAAGAAGAGCTCGTAGAAGTCCCCCATGCGGAAAAAGAGCAGGGAATCCGGCGCCTGGGCCTTGGCCTCCATGAACTGCCGCACCATGGGGGTCACCTGCCTGGGCGAGACGTCGCTTAGTTTAATCCAGGAATGGGCCATGGGCGCGTATTATAACGGGTCGCCCTCTTTCCATTCGAAGATCAGCTCGGGATGGTCGAAATAACGCTTCAGGTGCTTGCCAAACGGAAACGCCTCGCCCGCGTCGAAGGCGCGGTGGTCCATCGCGCCCATGACCGTGATCGTGTATCGCGGGACCACCTGCCCGCCCACCACCCAGGGCGCGAGCTTCAGGTCGCCGATGCCAAACATCATCACCTCCGGAGGCACGATCACCGTCACCGTCTGCGTGCCGGCGATCATCATGCCAATGTTCGCCACCGTGCACGTCGCGCCCAGGATGTCGTCCACCTTCAGCTTGTCCTTCTCGGGAATCTTCTCGTAGCCCGGCTCCGGAACCGGCCGCTGCCAGAGTTTGCCCCGCAGCGTGATCCAGAGCGCGCCCAGCGCCTTCAGATCGAGCTGTTTGATCCCCTCCAGGGCGTAAATGCTCGCCGCCTCGAAGTAAAGCTGCTCCGGATCCGTCCGGCGCGCGCGGCGGACGAGATCCCGCATCTCCGAGGCCACCTGTTCCAGCGGCTTGAGGTGCGGGTTCCGCAACACGGGGCGGACCACGCCATACTTCGTGTGCGCCGTAAAACTGAGGTTGATGTCCTCGGCCCGGTAAAACGTGCCGCCGTTGAGGAACGGCGCATAATCGATGAACCCGTTCATGCACGGCGTGTGATGCAGCCCGTGCGCAACCGCCTTCAGAAAAAACGCCGAAAAGTTCTTGTGGATCGCCCGCCGGAACAGCGCTTTCTCGTCCATCTTCGCCGACGCCTCCGCGATCTCGCTCTCCTTCGCCTGGCCGTATTCCACCACCGGCGTGACGTCATACGTGACCGTCATCGCGGCGTGCGGCGTCTTCCGCGCGGATTCGGACAGGAAGTAGGCCACCATCTGGCGCAGGAACGAGAATCGCTGAGCATCTCGCACCTTCACGTGTTTGCGCAAATAGGCGACCCGGAAATCCTGAAACATGTTTGCTCTCCCGCTACCGTTTTTCAGGCAGCGAGTATACCCAATGCCCCGCCGGAGAGTACAGCGGCGAATTGTACGGCGTTTGAACCCGATCGCGGCATATGGGCGTAAACTGGGGTCGATTCGGATCCTTGAATCAATAGAAGTGAGCGCGTTGGAGCGCCGGCGTCACTGCCGGCAAGGTCGGGTATTCGCCGCAGGCGAAATGCCAGCGCCCCAACACGCGCCCCATAGAACACCTCAGGTGCTGCGTATCGCGCCCGGCCCGTACTGGAAGTCCTAATGCGATTGCCCTGCGGCGAATTGCGCCTCCCCGCCGCCACGGAGTATCATACGCCACTGGCCCCGGCGGGGCCGCCGCCATACAGGACTGTTTTGGGCGGAACACCTGGAACGGGCGCGGCGCGCAGCGTGCCGCGCAATAAGGAGTGAGCAACCGTGAAGCAGAAAGTCGTCACCCTGTTGGGCGTGGCCGCGATTCTTGCCGCCATTGTCGTGGTTCGCGCGAAATTCGACGAAAGCCTTCTTACCGATGAACGCCAGCGGGCCGCCGAAGCCGCCGAACGGGACCTCGAGGAAGCGGCGCAGATCAGTGAGGACGCCGCCCTGGCCGCCAATGCCCCTGAACCCGAGGCCGACCGCGCGCCGGTCTCCCAGGACCTGGCTGGATTCTCCGAAATCCCCTGGCCCGATGAGGCGCCCGAGGTCTTTCACGTGAAGTTTGAGACCACCGCCGGCCCCTTCGTCGTCGCGTCCCACCAGAGCTGGGCGCCGCTCGGCCACGCGCGCTTCTTCGAACTGTGCCAGGATGATTTCTTCAACGACTCCGGCTTCTTCCGCGTTGTCCCCGGCTTCGTCGTGCAGTTCGGCTTGGCGTCCGAGCCGAAATTGACCGCCCAATACCGCTCCGCCAACCTTCGCGATGATCCCGTACGCAAGAGCAACCAGCGCGGCAAGATAACCTTCGCCACGTCCGGGCCCAACAGCCGCACCACCCAGCTCTTCATCAACTACGGCGACAACGCCAACCTGGACGGCATGGGCTTCTCCCCCTTCGGCGAGGTGGTCGCCGGGATGGAGAACGTCGAAAAAATCAATGCGGAGTACGGCGAACAGCCGCGCCAGGATCGCATCACCAGCCAGGGAACCCGCTACCTGCGCGACGAGTTCCCCAACCTCGATTTCATTAAGCGGGCCGTGCTCGTGGAAGGCTCGCCCGCCCCGGCCGCCGAAGCGCCCGCATCCGAAACGCCCGCCGGCGGCGCGGCCCCAACCGAATAACGGAGAATCGAATGCCTGTCAAAGTCAAGATGGAATGCACCTGCGGCGATTTCACCGTCGAAATCAACGAGGACTGGGCCCCCCGTGGCGCGGCCCGCTTTCTGGGCCTGGTCGAAGAGGGGTTCTTCACCGATATCCGCTTCTTCCGCGTCGTCACCCGACCGCGCCCCTTCATCGTCCAATTCGGAATTCACGGAGACCCCGCGGTCGCCCAGAAGTGGCGCGATGATCGCTTCCCCGACGATCCGGTCAAGGAAAGCAACCGCAAGGGCACGCTGACCTTCGCCACCGCCGGCCCCAACACCCGCACGACCCAGCTCTTCATCAACTACGGCGACAACAGCTTCCTCGACGGCCAGGGATTCTCGCCCATCGGCGAAATCGTCGAAGGCATGGAAACCGTCGAAGCCATCTGCGACGAATACGGCGAATCCCCCGACCAGGGCCGCATCCAGAGCCAGGGCAACGCCTACCTCGAAAAAAGCTTCCCGAACCTCGATTACATCAAGAAAGCCTATGTGGTCAGTTGACAGTTGACAGTTGACAGTTGACAGTTGAGAAAAGACACAGGCCCGCGCACCCGCGCGGGCCTTCGCTTTACACCAGCTCCCTTTCCCTCAAAGGGAATCAGCTCCCAGGCTCAGGCGAACATCAATCGTCCACCCTGTCCACCCTGTCCACTGCGTCCACTACCTAAAGCCTAAAGCCTAAAGCCTAAAGCCTACTCTCTCCCTCCGCGCTTGAGGCGTTCGACCTTCGCAAGCCGCCCCTTCGTGAAAAAGCGGATGATCGCGCGGGCCGTGCGCGGAAAGTGCCGGTTCACGAACACCACAAACACGCCGTGGCCCGTGAAGGTGTACTCCGGTTTCTTCCGGTAAATCGCCCGAACCATCTTCCGCGCCGCGGTCTCCACCGGCATGATCAGCCACTTGCTCGCGGGATCGGGCTTGCCCGTGAACTCGCCCCGGTTATTCACGCTCCGGATTTCGCTGGCCACGATCCCCGGGTTGATGCAGGTAACGCTTACCCCGCGATCCGCCAGATCGTAGTACAGGGACTCGGCGAATCCCAGCACCGCGAACTTGCTCGCGCAGTACGGCGCCGACGCGGGCAACCCCACACGCCCCATGACCGAGCTCACGATCACCAGCCGCCCCCGGCGTTCCAGCAGGTGCGGCAGCGTGGCGTGGACCGTGTCGATCACGCCAAACACATTCGTGTCGAACTGCCGCCGGTAGTCCTCCGTTTCGAGGCGCGTGGCCGAACCGCTGACGCCGAAGCCCGCGTTCGCGAGCACCACATCGATCCCGCCCAATTCCGCCACCGTCTGGGCCACGGCGCGATCGATGCTCTCGCGGCGCGTGACATCGCACTCCAGCACCAGGGCAACGCTCCCGATGGCCTCGATTTCCGCGCGGAGCGCCTCCAGCCTATCGATCCGCCGCGCGGCAAGCGCCACTTTCGCGCCTTCGCGCGCAAACTCCAGCGCGACCGCCGCGCCAATGCCGGACGAGGCGCCGGTGATAAACACCACCTGATCGGTAAATCGTGGCATGGTCCGCCTTTCTCGAGTAATGTCTCGCCGCGACTACTTCTCAAGCACCCAGATATTCCGGTACTTCACGTGGTTGCCATGCGCCTGGAGCTCGAAGCTGCCCGGTTCCCGCGGGTGCGGCTTGATACGGTCCTTGTACGAGTTCGTGGGCAACATCGGGATTTCCTCGTCCGTGTGAATCAGGACACCGTTGTGGCGCACCGTAATTCGCGCGTTTGCGATCTGCTTGCCGTCCGGACCAAACTTCGGCGCCGTGAAATCGATATCGTAGGTCTGCCAGACATTCGGCGCGTAACACATGTTCACCTTCGGCGCGCACACCTTGTACAGCGCGCCGCATTCCACGAAATAGCCCGGCAGCCCGTAGGAATCGAGCACCTGGATTTCGTACTCGCCCTGCAGGAACACGCCGCCATTCGCCCGGCTTTGGCCGGTCTTCTCCGGCAGGTAGGGCAGGCAGAACTCCACGTGCACCGATACGTCCTTGAACCTCTGTTTCGACACGAGCTGCTTGCCCTTCGGGTGGATGGACATCAGCGACGCGTCCCGGATCCCCCAGGGCCCTTCCGGGTTGATCTCCCACGCGTCCAGGCCCGTCCCGTCAAACAGCGTCACGGCGCCCGCCGGCGGGGCCAGGCCCAGCGTGGGGGAGGTGGGGACGCTGCGCTCCAGGCGGAAGGTCGCCGCCTTGCTCTTACCGTCCTCCGTCCGCCGCCCGGTAAAGCCGTCCGCCGTTACCCGCCCCGAATAGCGCCCGCTCTCGAATTCCAGTGCGCCGTTCTTCTCCTGGACCGTCACCACCGCGTACGGCTCGCATCGCGCGTAAAGCGCGGGCAGCAGATGGATTTCGTAGAGCCCGTTCCCCCGGCCGATGATCTGCGCACCGAGCTCCGGGTCCTTCTCCTCCTCGGGCGACCAGCGGCCCCGCCAGTCGCCCATGAACGGGCCGGTGTCGGGCGGAAACTGCGCCGCGATCGCGGCCTCCAGGTCAAATGCCTCCTCCGCAAACGCGGCGGGCGATACAAGAAGCATCGCGGCGGCAACAGCGCGAATCAGGTGCATGGTCGCTTTCTCCAGTCAGGTTGTTTTCGGGCTGGGCGCTGCCATCACGCCGTGCGCAGGTCGCGCACGGGCGTCGCAAAGCCTTCGATAATGTTGTCCACCAGCGCCATGGAGCCGGTTTCCGGGCCGAGTTGGATCCCCACGCGCTCCGCCGGCCCCCGCGTCTCGCGGATGGTATTGCGCGCCAGCGTATTATTCGCCGTCACGCCCTGCACGTCCACCGCGACCCCGGCGTCGCCGCCGCTGTCGATGATGCGGTTCCGCTCGAAGCGATTTCCCGTCGCGGTGAAGCCTTCGCCGCGCTCCGGGCGAAACACGACGCCGTGGATGTGGCTCCCGCGGATTTCGTTGTCAATCACGAGGTTTTCGTCGTCGTGGTGGCCGATCGAGACGCCGAAATTACACGCCTCGATGTGGTTACCTTCCGCCAGACCGTATTTCACGCCCCAGCAGAAGAAGATGCCGATATTCGATCCCGAAACCTGGTTGTTCCGCATCGCCGGCCGTTGTGAACCCGATCCCGGATGGATGCCCAGGTCGGCGTTCTCCTCGATTACGCAGTCTTCCACGCGCACATCGTGGCAGATCTGAAAACTGATCCCGTCCCCGTTGTAAGCGCGCACGTGCAGGCCCCTCAGATGGATGTCGCTGCAATCCTGAAACCAAAGCGCGCCCGCGTAATTGCCGTTGATGTTCGCGTTGTTCGCGCGGTTGCCGTCCAGTGCGATGTTTTCCACCGCGAACCCCGTCGTCTCCTCCGCCGTGATCATCGGAAAGCGCGACGATACCGACGGGGCCATCGCGGTCCAGAAATTGTTGCGCAGGGCCCGATCCAGCTTGAAGCGGTTACCGCTGCGCGCCACCAGCGTGCGCCGGAGCACGTCCAGGCCGCCATGGTGCGGGTTCTTCGTCTCCAGAATCACGCCATCGCCCACCGCGAACCCGTCCGGGTTCTCCAGCGTGATCTCCTGGTCATACCAGTCCGAGTCGTCCGCGAGTGTCGTATCGTGTGAAGCGCACTTCACCAGCACGGATTCCGGGCCGCTGCCCAGCAGGCGCACGCCCCGCCGCAGGTAGATGGTGTTTCGCAGCGTGTACGTCCCCGGCTGCACATGCACCGTGCCCCCGCCCAGCCGGACCACGTAGTCCACCGCCGCCTGGATTGCCTTGTCCGTCGTTCCGGCAATGTCCGCGCTTCCCGGGCCCACCGTCACCGTCATGCGCTCGTCCCACGCCGGCTCGTGCGCGGTATCCCCGGAGGTCGCGCGCGGCGCGCGAACCGCCGGCATCGGCGTGGACGGGGCCGCCGCGGGGAGAAAGGCGGCGGCGGACATCGCGGCCGCCGACCGCAACAGCGCGCGGCGGCTCATGGGCGGGGGTATGCTGCGCATGGTGTGACCTTTGGGGGTTGGAGGTTCGCGGCGTATTTCGTGCATTCTGCCACACCCCGTCCACCAGGAGAAAGCGCCCGGATTCAGTTCTTCGCCGCCACCGGAGGCCGGACCCACTGGAGCCCACGCGTGCCGATCCAGTCCCCGCGCGCAATGTCCCGGACTGGGGAGATGAATACCGGGTCCTCGTTCAGGC includes these proteins:
- a CDS encoding SDR family oxidoreductase, whose translation is MPRFTDQVVFITGASSGIGAAVALEFAREGAKVALAARRIDRLEALRAEIEAIGSVALVLECDVTRRESIDRAVAQTVAELGGIDVVLANAGFGVSGSATRLETEDYRRQFDTNVFGVIDTVHATLPHLLERRGRLVIVSSVMGRVGLPASAPYCASKFAVLGFAESLYYDLADRGVSVTCINPGIVASEIRSVNNRGEFTGKPDPASKWLIMPVETAARKMVRAIYRKKPEYTFTGHGVFVVFVNRHFPRTARAIIRFFTKGRLAKVERLKRGGRE
- a CDS encoding right-handed parallel beta-helix repeat-containing protein, whose translation is MRSIPPPMSRRALLRSAAAMSAAAFLPAAAPSTPMPAVRAPRATSGDTAHEPAWDERMTVTVGPGSADIAGTTDKAIQAAVDYVVRLGGGTVHVQPGTYTLRNTIYLRRGVRLLGSGPESVLVKCASHDTTLADDSDWYDQEITLENPDGFAVGDGVILETKNPHHGGLDVLRRTLVARSGNRFKLDRALRNNFWTAMAPSVSSRFPMITAEETTGFAVENIALDGNRANNANINGNYAGALWFQDCSDIHLRGLHVRAYNGDGISFQICHDVRVEDCVIEENADLGIHPGSGSQRPAMRNNQVSGSNIGIFFCWGVKYGLAEGNHIEACNFGVSIGHHDDENLVIDNEIRGSHIHGVVFRPERGEGFTATGNRFERNRIIDSGGDAGVAVDVQGVTANNTLARNTIRETRGPAERVGIQLGPETGSMALVDNIIEGFATPVRDLRTA
- a CDS encoding 2-oxo acid dehydrogenase subunit E2 encodes the protein MFQDFRVAYLRKHVKVRDAQRFSFLRQMVAYFLSESARKTPHAAMTVTYDVTPVVEYGQAKESEIAEASAKMDEKALFRRAIHKNFSAFFLKAVAHGLHHTPCMNGFIDYAPFLNGGTFYRAEDINLSFTAHTKYGVVRPVLRNPHLKPLEQVASEMRDLVRRARRTDPEQLYFEAASIYALEGIKQLDLKALGALWITLRGKLWQRPVPEPGYEKIPEKDKLKVDDILGATCTVANIGMMIAGTQTVTVIVPPEVMMFGIGDLKLAPWVVGGQVVPRYTITVMGAMDHRAFDAGEAFPFGKHLKRYFDHPELIFEWKEGDPL
- a CDS encoding Abi family protein, whose translation is MDYRKQALSHEQQADQLLQRGLIADREELIERLRRVSYYRLSGYLYPFRNADDSYADGTTLEDVWNRYTFDRHLRFIVLDAIERTEVYVRTAMVYRHAHAFGPFGYTVPANLPNLNRNQFGRLLSDIFRETDRSKEAFVAHFREKYGDQHGWPPIWMATELMSFGTTLTFFRGAPIDIKKNIASGFNQPDEVVDSWLHSLLTVRNACAHHARLWNRALGVKPKIPNEKKNPDWHVPSTIRNDRIFSVITILRYLMGIIAPQSRWPDRFLDLIERNPKIPLSEMGFPENWIECPIWKGDSSQSKSSLAPTPTP
- a CDS encoding peptidylprolyl isomerase; the protein is MKQKVVTLLGVAAILAAIVVVRAKFDESLLTDERQRAAEAAERDLEEAAQISEDAALAANAPEPEADRAPVSQDLAGFSEIPWPDEAPEVFHVKFETTAGPFVVASHQSWAPLGHARFFELCQDDFFNDSGFFRVVPGFVVQFGLASEPKLTAQYRSANLRDDPVRKSNQRGKITFATSGPNSRTTQLFINYGDNANLDGMGFSPFGEVVAGMENVEKINAEYGEQPRQDRITSQGTRYLRDEFPNLDFIKRAVLVEGSPAPAAEAPASETPAGGAAPTE
- the mutS gene encoding DNA mismatch repair protein MutS; translated protein: MAHSWIKLSDVSPRQVTPMVRQFMEAKAQAPDSLLFFRMGDFYELFFEDAVEAAELLGLSLTSRDGADKDARIPMCGVPVRAVDSYIAKVIKLGRTVSICDQMEDPKAAKGIVKREIVRTVTPGTVMEPELLDESANNYLGALSAQQQAAGLAFVDVTTGEFLVAQVAGESGALAVNLERILADELARLAPAEVLVPTSLDGALLDRLRFQFPRIAFTTRKNDDFDTAWAGDLLEELFGLSSLKGVGLHGAPLAAGCAGAALAYVRETQRERVPHIQLPRRYNPSGFVVLDGNTQRNLELIESIAEKSRRGTLIGVLDKTLTSMGGRKLRQWILHPLLAVEAIQERLNAVEECFEDTQLRLELREALKGVADLERLLGRLTAQSGNARDLKALGNSLNRLPRVLEALGTTSSALLADLRDGLDPLADVAGWIEAAIVEEPPLSISEGNLFKDGYHTDLDRLHGLVRGGRDWIATLQSEERERTGISNLKVGYNKVFGYYLEVSKANTRLVPEDFERKQTLVNAERYITQRLKEREEEILTAQERMQTLEHDLFVALRAQVAAESKRIQRTADAVATLDVILALAEVAVTKNYTKPQITRDGDIQIADGRHPVVEDLMPRGDFVPNDTALESSGAQLQIVTGPNMAGKSTYLRQVALITLMAQMGSFVPASRASIGVVDRIFTRVGASDNLVRGESTFMVEMIETANILNSATANSLLVLDEIGRGTSTFDGISIAWSVAEFIHDRIKSKALFATHYHELTDLGNKLEHAKNVNVAVRELGDRVIFLYRIVEGGADHSYGIQVARLAGLPPSLLARAREILEGLESGNTAAVGLPEQMYLFGPAAAGEPSKVEQELESIDPDALSPREAHDMLYRLKHLLNKPRG
- a CDS encoding DUF1080 domain-containing protein — its product is MHLIRAVAAAMLLVSPAAFAEEAFDLEAAIAAQFPPDTGPFMGDWRGRWSPEEEKDPELGAQIIGRGNGLYEIHLLPALYARCEPYAVVTVQEKNGALEFESGRYSGRVTADGFTGRRTEDGKSKAATFRLERSVPTSPTLGLAPPAGAVTLFDGTGLDAWEINPEGPWGIRDASLMSIHPKGKQLVSKQRFKDVSVHVEFCLPYLPEKTGQSRANGGVFLQGEYEIQVLDSYGLPGYFVECGALYKVCAPKVNMCYAPNVWQTYDIDFTAPKFGPDGKQIANARITVRHNGVLIHTDEEIPMLPTNSYKDRIKPHPREPGSFELQAHGNHVKYRNIWVLEK
- a CDS encoding peptidylprolyl isomerase; protein product: MPVKVKMECTCGDFTVEINEDWAPRGAARFLGLVEEGFFTDIRFFRVVTRPRPFIVQFGIHGDPAVAQKWRDDRFPDDPVKESNRKGTLTFATAGPNTRTTQLFINYGDNSFLDGQGFSPIGEIVEGMETVEAICDEYGESPDQGRIQSQGNAYLEKSFPNLDYIKKAYVVS